From the Salarias fasciatus chromosome 16, fSalaFa1.1, whole genome shotgun sequence genome, one window contains:
- the usp9 gene encoding ubiquitin carboxyl-terminal hydrolase 9X isoform X1 → MTATTRGSPVGGNDSQGQGQAPDAQSQPPLPQNQTSSPNSSNENSPVSPPDDQSQGDAPPQLEEEEPAFPHTDLAKLDDMINRPRWVVPVLPKGELEVLLEAAIDLSKKGLDVKCEACQRFFRDGLTISFTKILTDEAVSGWKFEIHRCIINNTHRLVELCVAKLSQDWFPLLELLAMATNPHCKFHIYNGTRPSETVPAGAQLADDELFARPPDPRSPKGWLVDLINKFGGLNGFQMLHDRFMSGQALNVQIIAALIKPFGQCYEFLTLHTVKKYFLPVIEMVPQFLENLTDEELKKEAKNEAKNDALSMIIKSLKNLASRVPGQEETVKNLEIFRLKMILRLLQISSFNGKMNALNEVNKVISSVSYYTHRHNPEEEEWLTAERMAEWIQQNHILSIVLRDSLHQPQYVEKLEKILRFVIKEKALTMQDLDNIWAAQAGKHEAIVKNVHDLLAKLAWDFSPEQLDHLFDCFKASWTNASKKQREKLLELIRRLAEDDKDGVMAHKVLNLLWNLAHSDDVPVDIMDQALSAHIKILDYSCSQDRDTQKIQWIDRFIEELRTNDKWVIPALKQIREICSLFGEAPQNLRKKMPINIQTNLAGQTQRSPHVFYRHDLINQLQHNHALVTLVAENLSAYMETMRQFSKEEQAEFDPQTVRPGSRYSHVQEVQERLNFLRFLLKDGQLWLCAPQAKQIWKCLAENAVFLCDREACFKWYSKLMGDEPDLDPDINKDFFENNVLQLDPSLLTENGMKCFERFFKAVNCREGKLVAKRRAYMMDDLELIGLDYLWRVVIQGSDDIASRAIDLLKEIYTNLGPKLQVNQVEIHEDFIQSCFDRLKASYDTLCVLDGDKDSINCARQEAIRMVRVLTVLKEYINECDSDYHEERTILPMSRAFRGKHITLIVRFPNQGRQVDDLDIWSHTNDTIGSVRRGILNRIKANAAHTKIELFIGGEVVDPADDRKLIGQLNLKDKTLITAKLTQVSTNMPSSPDSSSDSSTGSPGNHGNHYSDGPNPEVESCLPGVIMSLHLRYISFLWQVADLGCNLNMPLLRDGARVLMKLMPPDNTTVENLRAVCLDHAKLGENSLSPSLDSRFFGPSPSQVLYLIEVVYALLMPASATLGEDASDFQYNFLKSGGLPLVLSMLTRNNFLPSADMETRRGAYLNALKIAKLLLTAVGFGHVKAVAEACQPNAEGNIPVSPINQATHDQALVLQSALQNIPNPASECMLRNVAIRLAQQISDENFFQASKYIPDICVIRAVQKIVWASGCGTVQLVFSSNEEISKIYEKTNAAKEPDGEDEQVCCEALEVMTLCFALMPTALDTLSKEKAWQTFIIDLLLHCHSKSVRQMAQEQFFLMATRCCMGHRPLLFFITLLFTVLGSTAKERAKHAGDYFTLLRHLLNYAYNSNINLPNAEVLLNNEIDWLKRIRDEVKRTGETGVEETILEGHLGVTKELLAFQTPEKKYYIGCEKGGANLIKELIDDFIFPASNVYLQYMKSGEFPTEQAIPVCSTPASINAGFELLVALAVGCVRNLKQIVDTLTDMYYLGCETLTEWEYLPPVGPRPNKGFVGLKNAGATCYMNSVIQQLYMIPPIRNGILAIEGTGTDVDDDMSGDEKQENESNVDPRDEVFSYHHQFDDKPSSKSEDRKEYNIGVLRHLQVIFGHLAASRLQYYVPRGFWKQFRLWGEPVNLREQHDALEFFNSLVDSLDEALKALGHPAMLSKVLGGSFADQKICQGCPHRYECEESFTTLNVDIRNHQNLLDSMEQYVKGDLLEGANAYHCEKCNKKVDTVKRLLIKKLPPVLAIQLKRFDYDWERECAIKFNDYFEFPRELDMEPYTVAGVAKLEGDDVNPENQVIQQNEPSEPTPPGSSKYRLVGVLVHSGQASGGHYYSYIIQRNGGDGEKNRWYKFDDGDVTECKMDDEEEMKNQCFGGEYMGEVFDHMMKRMSYRRQKRWWNAYILFYERMDSLDKDSELVKYISELTISSTKPQQVKMPGVIECSVRKQNVQFMHNRMQYSLEYFQFIKKLLTCNSVYLNPPPGQDHLLPEAEEIAMISAQLAARFLFSTGFHTKKVVRGPASDWYDALCILLRHSKNVRYWFAHNVLFAYPNRFSEYLLECPSAEVRGAFAKLIVFIAHFSLQDGPCPSPTASPGPSAPGCDNLSLSDHLLRAVLNLLRREVSEHGRHLQQYFNLFVMYANLGLAEKTQLLKLNVPATFMLVALDEGPGPPIKYQYAELGKLYTVVSQLVRCCDVSSRMQSSINGNPPLPNPYGDTNLTAPVMPVQQLVGELLFVRTSYVKKIIEDCSNSEETVKLLRFSCWENPQFSSTVLSELLWQVAYSYTYELRPYLDLLLQILLIEDSWQTHRIHNVLKGIPDDRDGLFDTIQRSKNHYQKRAYQCIKCMVALFSNCSVAYQILQSNGDLKRKWTWAVEWLGDELERRPYTGNPQYTYNNWSPPVQSNETSNGYFLERSHSARMTLAKACELCPEELKCTQGSPGKEPDEQEAPDDQDSSPPEDTSLYPHSPGTAQFQQNNHPHGQPYTGPAAQHMNNPQRPGPASAPTPGPTQTPTPGPGPTPGPGPRAQENWEGTEEVAPAPTSTPAPAPPKE, encoded by the exons ATGACGGCCACCACGCGTGGCTCTCCGGTGGGGGGCAATGACAgtcagggccagggccaggcaCCTGATGCTCAGAGCCAACCCCCACTGCCACAGAACCAG ACATCATCTCCGAATTCATCGAATGAGAACTCCCCAGTGAGCCCCCCAGATGATCAGAGTCAGGGAGATGCTCCccctcagctggaggaggaggagcctgctTTTCCTCACACTGACCTAGCCAAGCTGGATGACATGATCAACAG GCCTCGTTGGGTTGTTCCAGTTTTGCCAAAAGGAGAGTTGGAAGTCCTCTTAGAAGCTGCGATAGACCTGAGTAAAAAAG GACTGGATGTGAAGTGTGAGGCCTGTCAGAGGTTTTTCCGAGATGGTCTGACCATTTCCTTCACAAAGATCCTGACGGACGAGGCAGTCAGTGGCTGGAAGTTTGAGATTCAT AGGTGCATCATTAATAACACACACCGActggtggagctgtgtgtggcCAAGCTCTCTCAGGACTGGTTCCCTCTACTGGAGCTGCTGGCCATGGCCACCAACCCTCACTGCAAGTTCCACATTTACAATGGCACACGGCCCTCTGAGACCGTCCCCGCTGGAGCACAGCTGGCCGATGACGAGCTCTTCGCCCGACCGCCAGACCCACGATCTCCAAAG GGCTGGTTGGTGGACTTAATAAACAAATTTGGGGggttaaacgggtttcaaatgCTGCACGATCGCTTCATGAGCGGCCAAGCACTGAACGTCCAGATCATCGCTGCACTTATCAA GCCTTTTGGCCAGTGTTACGAGTTCCTCACGTTGCACACAGTGAAGAAGTACTTCCTTCCAGTCATCGAGATGGTTCCACAGTTTCTTGAGAATCTCACAGACgaggagctgaagaaagagGCCAAGAATGAAGCCAAAAACGACGCACTGTCCATGATAATCAAGTCTCTGAAGAATCTGGCTTCGCGCGTACCGGGACAGGAGGAGACCGTGAAGAACTTAGagatttttagattaaaaatgATTCTTAG GTTATTgcaaatttcttcttttaatggcAAAATGAATGCACTAAATGAAGTAAACAAGGTGATCTCCAGTGTGTCGTATTACACTCATCGACACAAccccgaggaggaggaatggCTGACGGCAGAGCGCATGGCG GAGTGGATCCAGCAGAACCACATCCTGTCCATCGTGCTCAGGGACAGTTTGCACCAGCCGCAGTATGTGGAGAAATTAGAGAAGATCCTTCGCTTCGTTATCAAAGAGAAAGCACTCACCATGCAGGATCTGGACAACATCTGGGCCGCACAG GCTGGAAAGCATGAGGCCATTGTGAAGAATGTCCATGACCTCTTGGCGAAGCTGGCGTGGGACTTCTCACCGGAGCAGCTTGACCATCTCTTTGACTGTTTCAAG gcAAGCTGGACCAATGCCAGTAAGAAGCAGCGTGaaaagctgctggagctgatcagACGCTTGGCTGAAGATGACAAGGATGGTGTAATGGCCCACAAGGTCCTCAACCTGCTGTGGAACCTGGCACACAGCGATGATGTGCCTGTCGACATCATGGACCAGGCTCTGAGTGCTCACATCAAGATCTTGGACTATAGTTGCTCACAG GACAGGGACACACAGAAGATTCAGTGGATAGATCGCTTCATAGAGGAGCTACGAACCAATGACAAATGGGTCATCCCTGCTCTGAAGCAGATCAGAGAAATCTGTAGCCTGTTTGGAGAAGCTCCACAAAACCTCAG aaagaaaatgcCAATTAACATACAAACGAACTTAGCGGG tcAAACCCAGAGAAGTCCTCATGTGTTTTACCGCCATGACCTAATCAACCAGCTGCAGCATAATCACGCTCTGGTCACGCTGGTGGCTGAGAACCTCTCGGCCTACATGGAGACCATGAGGCAGTTCTCCAAAG AAGAACAAGCAGAGTTTGACCCCCAGACAGTGAGACCAGGAAGCCGCTACAGCCATGTTCAGGAAGTACAAGAGCGGCTCAACTTCCTGAG attccTGCTAAAAGACGGCCAGCTGTGGCTGTGCGCCCCTCAGGCCAAGCAGATCTGGAAGTGTCTGGCTGAGAATGCTGTGTTCCTCTGTGACCGGGAAGCCTGCTTCAAGTG GTACTCCAAGCTGATGGGTGACGAgccagacctggacccagacatCAATAAGGACTTCTTTGAGAACAATGTCTTGCAGTTGGACCCGTCTCTGCTGACAGAGAATGGcatgaagtgctttgagagGTTCTTCAAGGCTGTCAACTGCAGAGAGGGCAAGCTGGTAGCCAAGCGCAGGGCCTACATGATGGATGACCTGGAACTAATAGGCCTGGACTATCTCTGGCGG GTTGTTATTCAAGGAAGTGATGACATTGCAAGCCGAGCAATAGACCTGTTGAAAGAGATCTACACCAACCTCGGACCAAAACTACAAGTTAATCAG GTGGAAATTCATGAAGACTTCATCCAGTCGTGTTTCGACCGCCTGAAAGCGTCCTACGACACCCTTTGTGTGTTGGATGGAGACAAGGACAGCATCAACTGTGCCCGACAGGAGGCCATCCGCATGGTGCGAGTTCTCACCGTTCTCAAGGAATACATCAATGAGTGTGACAGTGATTACCATGAGGAGAGGACGATACTGCCCATGTCCAG GGCTTTCCGTGGAAAGCATATCACATTGATTGTGCGATTCCCCAACCAAGGACGTCAGGTCGACGATCTGGACATTTGGTCACACACCAACGACACGATTGGCTCGGTTCGGCGTGGCATTCTCAACAGGATAAAAGCCAATGCCGCACATACAAAGATCGAGCTCTTCATTGGTGGGGAGGTTGTGGATCCAGCTGACGACAGGAAACTGATTGGACAGCTCAATCTGAAGGACAAAACG ctgatcacaGCCAAGCTGACCCAGGTGAGCACCAACATGCCCTCGAGTCCGGATAGCTCGTCTGACTCATCCACTGGCTCTCCgggtaaccatggcaaccacTACAGCGACGGGCCCAACCCTGAAGTGGAGAGTTGTCTTCCCGGCGTG ATCATGTCGCTGCATCTGCGCTACATCTCCTTCCTGTGGCAGGTGGCCGACCTGGGCTGCAACCTGAACATGCCTCTGCTCAGAGACGGTGCTCGAGTCCTCATGAAGCTGATGCCTCCCG acaaCACGACGGTGGAGAATCTGAGGGCTGTGTGTCTGGACCACGCCAAGCTGGGTGAAAACAGCCTGAGTCCTTCACTGGACTCGCGCTTCTTCGGTCCGTCACCCTCACAAGTTCTCTACCTCATTGAG GTTGTATATGCTTTGCTGATGCCCGCCAGTGCCACTCTGGGCGAGGATGCCAGCGACTTCCAGTACAACTTCCTGAAGAGTGGCGGTCTGCCCTTGGTGCTGAGCATGCTCACCAGAAACAACTTCCTCCCATCCGCGGACATGGAGACGCGACGCGGGGCTTACCTCAACGCGCTGAAGATTGCCAAGCTCCTGTTGACCGCGGTCGGCTTCGGGCACGTGAAGGCTGTGGCAGAGGCCTGCCAGCCCAACGCTGAGGGAAATATTCCCGTCTCTCCG ATAAATCAGGCAACACATGACCAGGCACTGGTCCTGCAGAGCGCGCTGCAAAACATCCCCAACCCTGCCTCGGAGTGCATGCTGCGAAATGTAGCCATTCGCCTGGCCCAGCAGATTTCTGATGAG AATTTCTTCCAGGCATCGAAGTACATCCCAGACATTTGTGTGATCCGAGCTGTTCAGAAAATAGTGTGGGCTTCGGGCTGCGGCACAGTGCAGCTCGTCTTCAGTTCCAATGAAGAAATCAGCAAGATATACGAGAAG ACGAATGCGGCCAAGGAGCCAGATGGAGAAGATGAGCAGGTGTGCTGCGAGGCCCTGGAAGTGATGACACTGTGTTTCGCCCTCATGCCCACGGCTCTAGACACGCTCAGTAAGGAGAAAGCTTGGCAGACCTTCATCATAGACTTGCTGCTACACTGCCACAGCAA ATCTGTGCGTCAGATGGCTCAGGAGCAGTTCTTCCTGATGGCCACTCGGTGCTGTATGGGCCATCGACCCCTCCTCTTCTTTATTACcctcctcttcactgtgctGGGG AGTACAGCCAAAGAGCGAGCCAAACATGCTGGGGACTACTTCACGTTGCTTCGGCATCTCCTGAACTATGCCTACAACAGCAACATTAACCTGCCAAACGCTGAGGTGCTGCTCAACAATGAGATTGACTGGCTGAAGAGGATACGG GATGAGGTTAAGAGGACAGGGGAGACTGGTGTGGAGGAGACGATCCTGGAGGGCCACCTTGGGGTCACCAAAGAGCTTCTGGCCTTCCAGACACCAGAGAAGAAGTATTACATCGGCTGTGAGAAGGGAGGAGCAAACCTCATTAAG GAGCTGATCGACGACTTCATCTTCCCAGCGTCTAATGTTTACCTGCAGTACATGAAGAGCGGCGAGTTCCCCACAGAGCAGGCCATCCCAGTGTGCAGCACGCCCGCCTCCATCAACGCTGGCTTTGAGCTCCTGGTGGCGCTGGCCGTCGGCTGTGTCCGCAACCTCAAACAGATCGTGGACACTTTGACCGACATGTACTACTTGG GTTGTGAAACACTGACGGAGTGGGAGTACCTGCCTCCAGTCGGCCCACGGCCCAACAAAGGCTTTGTGGGTCTAAAGAACGCCGGCGCCACCTGCTACATGAACTCAGTCATTCAGCAGCTCTACATGATCCCTCCCATCCGCAACGGCATCCTGGCTATCGAGGGAACGGGCACCGACGTGGACGACGACATGTCAGGGGATGAGAAGCAAGAGAATGAG AGTAACGTAGATCCTCGTGATGAAGTGTTCAGCTACCATCATCAGTTCGATGATAAACCCTCCAGTAAGTCAGAAGACAGGAAAGAGTACAATATCGGGGTGCTGCGCCACCTGCAGGTCATCTTTGGTCATCTGGCTGCATCCAGACTGCAGTACTACGTCCCTCGAGGATTCTGGAAACAGTTCAG GCTATGGGGCGAGCCAGTGAACCTGAGGGAACAGCACGATGCCCTGGAGTTTTTCAACTCTTTGGTGGACAGCCTGGATGAAGCTCTGAAAGCTTTAGGCCACCCTGCTATGCTGAGCAAGGTGCTGGGAGGGTCCTTCGCTGACCAGAAAATCTGTCAGGGCTGCCCCCACAG GTATGAGTGTGAGGAGTCGTTCACAACACTCAATGTGGACATCAGAAACCACCAGAACCTTCTGGACTCCATGGAGCAGTACGTCAAAGGAGACCTGCTAGAAGGAGCCAACGCCTACCACTGTGAAAAGTGTAATAAGAAG GTGGACACAGTGAAGCGTCTGCTCATCAAGAAGCTGCCGCCCGTCCTGGCCATCCAGCTGAAGCGCTTTGACTACGACTGGGAGAGGGAGTGTGCCATCAAGTTCAACGACTACTTCGAGTTTCCCCGGGAGCTGGACATGGAGCCGTACACGGTAGCAGGCGTGGCCAAGCTGGAGGGCGACGACGTCAACCCAGAGAACCAGGTGATCCAGCAGAACGAGCCGTCGGAGCCCACGCCGCCCGGAAGCTCCAAGTACCGTCTGGTGGGAGTGCTGGTCCACTCAGGCCAGGCCAGCGGGGGACACTACTATTCCTACATAATCCAGAGGAACGGGGGCGACGGCGAGAAGAACCGCTGGTATAAGTTTGACGACGGGGATGTGACGGAGTGCAAGATGGACgacgaggaggagatgaagaaccAGTGCTTCGGAGGGGAGTACATGGGCGAGGTGTTCGACCACATGATGAAGAGGATGTCGTACCGGAGGCAGAAGCGCTGGTGGAACGCCTACATCCTGTTCTATGAGCGCATGGACTCTCTGGACAAGGACAGCGAGCTGGTCAAGTACATCTCCGAGCTGACCATCTCCTCCACCAAGCCCCAGCAGGTCAAGATGCCCGGCGTCATCGAGTGCAGCGTCCGCAAGCAGAACGTCCAATTCATGCACAACCGAATGCAATACAGCCTGGAATATTTCCAGTTCATTAAGAAACTTCTGACCTGTAACAGTGTCTATTTAAACCCTCCTCCAG GACAAGACCACCTTCTgccagaggcagaggagatTGCTATGATTAGTGCTCAGCTGGCTGCTCGCTTCCTCTTCAGCACAGGTTTTCACACCAAGAAAGTGGTACGGGGTCCTGCCAGTGACTG GTATGACGCCCTCTGCATCCTGCTGAGACACAGTAAGAATGTACGCTATTGGTTTGCACACAACGTCCTGTTCGCTTACCCCAACCGCTTCTCGGAGTACCTGCTCGAGTGCCCGAGCGCCGAGGTCCGCGGCGCCTTCGCGAAGCTCATCGTCTTCATCGCTCACTTCTCCCTGCAAGACGGAccctgcccctcccccaccgCCTCGCCAGGACCCTCGGCTCCG GGCTGTGATAACCTCAGTCTCAGTGACCACTTGTTGAGAGCTGTCCTCAACCTGCTCAGAAGAGAGGTCTCTGAACACGGCCGTCACCTGCAGCAGTACTTCAACCTCTTTGTCATGTACGCCAATCTGG GACTGGCAGAAAAGACGCAGCTCCTCAAGCTGAACGTTCCTGCCACCTTCATGTTGGTCGCCCTTGACGAGGGTCCCGGCCCGCCCATTAAGTACCAGTACGCCGAGCTGGGCAAGCTGTACACTGTGGTCTCCCAGCTGGTCCGCTGCTGCGACGTCTCCTCTCGCATGCAGTCCTCCATCAATG GTAACCCTCCCCTCCCGAACCCTTACGGAGACACCAATCTGACGGCGCCGGTGATgccggtgcagcagctggtagGAGAGCTCCTCTTCGTGAGGACCAGCTACGTCAAGAAGATCATCGAGGACTGCAGCAACTCCGAGGAGACGGTGAAGCTGCTCCGCTTCAGCTGCTGGGAGAACCCTCAGTTCTCCTCCACCGTGCTCAGTGAGCTGCTCTGGCAG GTGGCGTACTCCTACACCTATGAGCTGAGGCCTTACCTGGACCTGCTGCTACAGATCCTGCTCATCGAGGACTCCTGGCAAACACACAG GATCCACAATGTACTGAAGGGAATTCCTGATGACAGAGATGGGCTTTTCGACACCATCCAGCGCTCCAAGAACCACTACCAGAAACGGGCCTATCAGTGCATCAAGTGCATGGTGGCTCTCTTCAGCAACTGCTCTGTGGCCTATCAGATCCTCCAG AGCAACGGCGACCTCAAGCGGAAGTGGACGTGGGCCGTGGAGTGGCTCGGAGacgagctggagaggaggccCTACACAGGAAACCCCCAGTACACCTACAACAACTGGTCGCCTCCGGTCCAGAGCAACGAGACCTCCAACGGATACTTCCTGGAGCGTTCACACAGCGCACGCATGACGCTGGCCAAGGCCTGCGAGCTGTGTCCCGAGGAG